The Legionellales bacterium genomic interval ATCGGTAAAGCTAAAAACTTCACAAACGGCCATAATGAAAACAGAATGATAAAATTAGCAATGCTGCTAAACGCAATTGACCAAAACGGACGATAAACTCGTTGCAAAGCATAAACGCCGGAATGATAGGTGCGAACAATTAAAGACGCGCTCATTTGCACAGCAATTGCCAGAATGTATAAGCTTGCCGAGGAAAAATATTGCTTTAGAAAATGTGCGCCAAAATAAAGTATAAGCACACTCAAACCAACAAGCAATACTCCAAGATAAATCGAAAAACCTAACCATAAGCTAATTTCGCTACGCAGTTGATAATCATTAGCCGTTTTACGCAACATCCGAATTCGTGCTCGTGATATTTCAAGGCCACCCCACCAAAATCCATTGACAATTAAACTGCTGGCACGCAACATAATTAAAAATATGACAATGGCGACGGGAAATACTTTAATTAAAAAGAAAAACTCTATAACGTGTAATACTGTATCGAGGAAAAAATTAGCGATTAAAAAGCGTAAGCGATATAAGGCATAATTAAAAAAGCGATTGGTTAAAATGGCATTATCTAAAGAAAAATCACTCGATTTATTTTTGTGCTTTTGAAACCAATGCGTGAGTAATTGCATTTTAAACCTTATTGCGTTGATGATACAGAGATTGCAGCTGCCATTCGAGACGAATTTTTTTATAAGGAATGTGATTAAAAGCAATAATTCCGCGTTTTTTAGTAAGTGCTTCTGCCACTGTCAATGCAATTAATTTATCCAAATTTCTTAATTGTACGCGATCGGTGACGAGAGTGAGTACTTTTTGGATCTGCTTATTTGCTAATTCTCCGCGCGAATTAAAAAGTTTATTTAGCATCTTACACACGATTTCCCCTTGCGTCTCTTGACTTTCGTGACTTAATAGTTTGATAGTGCCCAATACTCGCCGTCGAATATCTCGTAAAAGAATCCGCACTTGTTTTGGCTTTAAACCAATCTCACCTTTAAAAGTTACGCGCATACCTAAAAAATCAAGATATTGTTTACCAGACCAGACTGTTTTAGCCTGAAAATTTCTGCCAGCACCATTAAAATAATAGCATTTTTCTTTTTTAGTGTTACTGGTTAGTTGCAATAATTGCAAAGCCTCTTGTAGTTTTTGTCGCTGGGTGAGGATAACATCATAACTTTCATGTAAATAAATAATATCATCACAATAACGTGCGTAAAATCCTTCTTGATTTACTGTCATGGCATTATCGAGCGAATGAGCATAAAGATTATATAAAAATGAGGTAATGGGCGATCCGGTAGGAACGCCTAAAGTATTTTGGATTAATTCCCCAGAACTTTTTTGAATGTGAGGCCGAATGCACTGTTTTAACAGCGGCCAGATAATATGTTGTGGTGTCAAATCATTAAAACCATGCTGTAAGTAGTCCTCAAGAATTTTCCACAATAGCGAATCATCGTGCACAGGGATGTTATCGGTATACGCTGCAATATCGGATTTTAATACGAATAACCCACGCTGTTTAATTTCTGGTGTTGAATGAATATGCTGTCGCACAAACCGTGCCAAATCTGCGACTGCCTCATAAGCGCTTATGCCTGCTTGATAGGAATACACTGCAGGATGAATATAAGATTGACTCCGCTGCATTAACAAAGAAGCTAGCACGCCATGCACAATAAAATCACTGACGGCAAAACGATAAATAATTCGAGGTTTTTCTTTGATAAAAAGTGTTATCTTACGAGCCGGTGTAAACTGATACGTTTGGGCAATAATTTCCTGCGCTAAGAGTTTACTGAAAGTCTGGCGATTTTGATATATTTGAGCAAAATGCACACCTTCTTGCTGAGTCGTAAAGAGAAGATTGCGGTTTAGATAACGTTCGTATAATAATTCAATTTGGCGCAAATACACTGCGCTATTGGCTAAGAGCTCGCTAAGATTATGTGATGTTTGTTGCATGAATAAAAACAGATCTTATGAATAAAACTTACATGGGATTAAGTGTAGTAAACGTAAAGCATTCGTTACTAAATTATCCACCGCAGTATCCAATTTAGCATTAATCAATTGACCTTAATCCCATGATTAGTATGGATGGGGAAGTTAAAAATGTCTAGATTAATCTAACATTTTGTTGCTTGAACCCTTCCTACACTCCCGTATTTGCTGTTTGCTTATGAGCAAGGGTTTGCTGGTATTCCAATCACTTGCAAAATCATCGTGTAATTCTGTAACCACCAGAGGCTCAGACAAGAAAATACTAAGTTCCCGATTTTCTCGACTTCGGATCGAAATTTTTCAAAAAAGATAAAAAATTGTTTATTTACAACCCCTTACGCATTTTTTTGCCTTTTTGTTGTTGAGTCTCGATGAGTTGCAACGATGATACAAATAGGTTACAATATGTCTTATTCAGGATGAACGGCGACACAACATGTTTATTAGGAAAAAGAAAAATAAAGGCGGGACCACGTCCATTTTATTGATCGTGGGTGAGCGTAAGTCTGGACTCAAACATTCCACGCCTCGGTTAATTAAAAATTTTGGCGCATCGAGTGATGAAGAGGAATTAAAAATACTCATTCAACGCGCTGAAGAATATAAACAGCATCTATTATCAGTTTCACCAAAAGCTGCAACATTAAAAATAACATCCCCACGTGATATAAAGTCCTGTCTCTCATTTATTACGGGCTTTACTGATGTTTATGGTAAGTTTTTCAATAAAATATTTTCGAGACTAAACTTAAAACCACACGAATTAAAAAAACTACATGATTTAATTATTATGCGTATTGCCAATCCTGCCAGCAAAAGAAAAACAGCGATGATATCACGCGACTATGATCTTGAGTGTAATGTCGATTCAATTTATAAACTCATGGATCAACTAACAGAAAATACGATAAAACAAGCTAAAAAAATGATTTATCAGCATTCAATCGAGCTATTAGCGGCGCAAAAAGAAACGGTTGATGTGATGTTTTATGATTTAACCACCGTCTATTTCGAAACAAATTCTGATGATGCTTTACGCAATTTTGGCTTTTCAAAAGATGGCAAATGCCAACATGTTCAAATTATGTTGGCGGTCATTGTTACTAAACATGGGTTACCCATTGATTATGAAGAATTCCCTGGAAATTGTTATGAGGGGCACACTTTAATTCCAGTTCTTGAAAAAATTAAAACACGCTACAACATTGATCAAACCGTTTTAGTAGCTGACGCTGCATTGATGAACAAAATTAACTTAGCGGCACTAACTGAAAGGAAAATACATTATGTCATCTCAGCCAGAATTAAAAATACTACAAAAAATATTCAAGAAAAAATACTTAACCAAACAGAATATGAAATAGCCTATTCAAACCAAGAGGATATTGTTTTATCTAAAGCAATCAAACTACCCGAGGGTGATACCCTGATCGCCTTTCACAGCAGTAAACGCGCTAGAAAAGACGGTTATGAACGAGAAAAGGCGCTCGATAAAATACAATACTATCTTAACAGCACGGCTAAAAGCCAGCTCACCAGCCGATTAAAAAAGCCCTACGTAAAAATCAATAAAGGTGCCAAACTAGAAATTGATTGGAATAAATTAGAGCGTGAGAAGCAATTTGATGGATTTTTTGGCATTCAGACGAATTTAGAAAATAGTGATCCAAAAGAAATATTAAATACTTATCGTGGATTGTGGCAAGTAGAGCAAACCTTTCGCATTGCAAAATCTAATTTGGAAATTAGACCTGTATTTCACTACAGCACCGATAGGATCAGAGCTCATTTTTTAATTTGTTATATGAGCCTTGCATTAATTCGCTATGTTGAGTTTGAATTGAAGAAAAATAATTTACATTATCCTATCGACCGATTACATTTTTTATTAAGTCAAATGCGGGTGACAAAAATATATCACGCCGATCGCAATGCTTATGTGTTGCTTGAAGATCCGCCCCCGGAATTAATTTCCGTGTATCAAGCTCTCAACATCAAGTGGCACAAAAAGTTCAGCCAAGAAGCCGTTTTGTAGAGTCTCAAAAATTATAACTGATTGTAATTAAACACTTTTTTTAAAATCCGATCCGAAGTCGAGAAGTTAAAAATGTCTAGATTAATCTAACATTTTGTTGCTTGAACCCTTCCTACACTCCCGTATTTGCTGTTTGCTTATGAGCAAGGGTTTGCTGGTATTCCAATCACTTGCAAAATCATCGTGTAATTCTGTAACCACCAGAGGCTCAGACAAGAAAATACTAAGTTCCCGATTTTTATTAAAGGATGTATCGGTAAAATTCACCGAGCCGACATAGGCTTTCGCCGTATTTTTCCCAGGATCACGCACGCCTGCTTTGGCGTGAATGAGATACTGAGGTAAATAATGTAAGCTAACTCCAGCATTAATTAAACCGACGAGCCCACAACTCGGATAAAATTGACTTTGCGGGGTGTTCTGATTAGTAAGAATACGCACTTTTACCCCGTGGCGTGCCAAATAAACCAAACGATGGATAACGCTCCACGATTTTAATTCCGTCACATACAAATCCAATGAATTCTTAGTGCCTTTAAAAAATCGCTTGAATTGTGCATAACTATTTAACGGACTCCAAGCTAATGTTGTCTGCGTTGAAAATGGCGATTGACGATTTAAATCGGCTTGGTAAAAATCCGAAATTTCGCGAGCGATAGCGGGATCGTTGGTGGCAATCGCAAAATTACGTTCGTGCTTAAAACTGGTAAAAGTAAAGTTAAAGGTCATGATGAATGAATCAATATCATCAATCACCAAGGCTTTTTGATGAGTAAACGCAAACTGTGGGTTAGGAAGCTCAATTGAAATGCCCGCTCGCTGCAACAATTTTTTTGCCTCATCATTGGCATGCTGGGATAAATAAGGAGAAGGTTCTAGCATGACATGCACACGTACTCCACGCTTTTTGGCATTGACTAGCGCGTTTTCTATTTTTATAAATGTGAGAATATAGGTAATTAAAATAATATTTTTTTTGGCTTGCGTGATGGGTTGATAAAAAGGTGTTATCCCATCTTCAGGAAAACGATAGAGTTTATAAAAAATATTCGCTTGTGCCGTAGAAAGAAAAATCATGAAAAAAATACCCAGGAAGATTTTTAGCAAAAATTCTCGAAAAAAATGGGGTTGGAGTTGCATTGCTATGCTCCTGATTAAATCTAAATTTGGCAGCAAAAAATTCTTAACTAACGTAGGAACGTTTTTTTAAGTCACTTTCTGGGCGAATAAACTGTCGGAAAGGCGAAACTTTGAGATTAAAATACCGTGAGGATTTACCCACGGTATTTTGATCTCGTCATCGCGCTAGACCGCGCGATTACATCGAGCAACCCTTTTATGGTTCAACTTCTTCTTGGCGACGTAAAAATGCGGGGA includes:
- a CDS encoding IS1634 family transposase gives rise to the protein MFIRKKKNKGGTTSILLIVGERKSGLKHSTPRLIKNFGASSDEEELKILIQRAEEYKQHLLSVSPKAATLKITSPRDIKSCLSFITGFTDVYGKFFNKIFSRLNLKPHELKKLHDLIIMRIANPASKRKTAMISRDYDLECNVDSIYKLMDQLTENTIKQAKKMIYQHSIELLAAQKETVDVMFYDLTTVYFETNSDDALRNFGFSKDGKCQHVQIMLAVIVTKHGLPIDYEEFPGNCYEGHTLIPVLEKIKTRYNIDQTVLVADAALMNKINLAALTERKIHYVISARIKNTTKNIQEKILNQTEYEIAYSNQEDIVLSKAIKLPEGDTLIAFHSSKRARKDGYEREKALDKIQYYLNSTAKSQLTSRLKKPYVKINKGAKLEIDWNKLEREKQFDGFFGIQTNLENSDPKEILNTYRGLWQVEQTFRIAKSNLEIRPVFHYSTDRIRAHFLICYMSLALIRYVEFELKKNNLHYPIDRLHFLLSQMRVTKIYHADRNAYVLLEDPPPELISVYQALNIKWHKKFSQEAVL